The sequence ACTATTCATCAGATCATTTGTTATTGACGCCGCAAATCCTCCTCCAAAATTGATAGTAGCAGTGATGCCACTGGCCAAAGCTGAAGTGGAACGTTGTCCTATAGTTCTAGCGATAGTTCCACCAGCAGGTCCTGATAATCCACCAATTCCCCCGGCAACTCCTCCTGAAATAAAGCTTGCAATATACCCCTGAGCCGTTTTTTCATCTTCACTGAAAGTATAAGATATAATGGAAGATGTACCACCTGCAGCAGCATTTGTTCCTGTCATAGCGAAAAGGCCTTTTACTCCATTAGCGGCTTTAGAAACATTCATACTCCATCCCAATAAAGATCCTGTCGCCAGGCCTGTCATTCCAGCAATAGCTACTTCTTTCAAAGAAACGTCTTCGCCAAAAAATTTTTGTACAGCAATTGTACTTCCAGCATTAAACAGTCCTTGCCCTGCTGCTACCGCCATAACCAATGCGGGACCAGATAGAGGAGAAAGCATCAATGCAACCCCAGCAACAACCGCTAATCCAGCAACGAGGTATGCATGGTCGTTAACAAAATTTCCAGCACGTTCCCAGAACGACACTGACCGGGTGTTGTTATAAGCAGCGAGTTCTTTATCCGTTACTGGTTTCAGGCCTAACGGGTCGGATAACGACAACGGGTTGTTTGCCGCATAGTTATACGGGTTTGCCTCCCACACCACACCAGGCAATGCCGGCAACGGGTCACGGGTAAGGAAACCATACGTGGTGGGGTCATAAACACGTGCCCTCAACCAAGCCAGACCACCAACAAACAGGCTCCCACTACCAACACCTATCCCATCAGGCAGACTGGGAAGATGATGATGAGTTATCTGATACGGGTTATCTAACCGCATATTCACCGATTCACGCCAACTACCGGTATTTGTGGGGATTCCTAGATCGATACCACCAGTGATACTAAAGAATGGTTGATGATCTACACCAACAAGACTATGAAAGGGGCGTCCATAATCCCATTCAATATCCGTATCATTAACCCGGTCAAGGAAACCCTAAAGCGTTAACATGAACATCAGTACGGGTTGTGTGTCCATGACCATCACGCTCAACAATGGCCTGTAGCCAGCCTCGTTCATCCCACACGCAAAGGTATAGGATAAAGAAAGCCCGTCCTACCCAGCCGCTAACCTATAACGACGACGGTGTAGGGGTTTACGTGACCATCACCAGGTGAAGTCGGTGAGGGTGAAAATACTACGACGCGGAAGTACTTGTGGACCACCCTCGAGCAAGTGTGTGGGTGGGCTAAGTGGGATGGTGAGTTTATTGGTGAAAAACTCATCAACCACCTCATCATCAATACCGGGCGTATGAGCACGTGCTTCTTTCCAATCTACTGGAGAACGCAACCGTAACCCTTCCGTACGTGGCACAACCAACGCTGGGTAACACATAAACCA is a genomic window of Arcanobacterium phocae containing:
- a CDS encoding RHS repeat domain-containing protein is translated as MRLDNPYQITHHHLPSLPDGIGVGSGSLFVGGLAWLRARVYDPTTYGFLTRDPLPALPGVVWEANPYNYAANNPLSLSDPLGLKPVTDKELAAYNNTRSVSFWERAGNFVNDHAYLVAGLAVVAGVALMLSPLSGPALVMAVAAGQGLFNAGSTIAVQKFFGEDVSLKEVAIAGMTGLATGSLLGWSMNVSKAANGVKGLFAMTGTNAAAGGTSSIISYTFSEDEKTAQGYIASFISGGVAGGIGGLSGPAGGTIARTIGQRSTSALASGITATINFGGGFAASITNDLMNSKELSIANATMNGAFSGILSPIADRMPGQQGTHTLEQASYFSVRSSHGLVRPTGPNGSRLIKSSLAGAAIGELPGKILEFME